One part of the Acidobacteriota bacterium genome encodes these proteins:
- a CDS encoding class I tRNA ligase family protein — protein sequence MLGDTAVAVNPSDERYKDLIGKTIALPLTNREIPIVADEYVDAEFGTGAVKITPAHDPNDYQLGQRHDLEQLLVMNLDGTMNEAAGADFVGLDRFAARAKVIERFEELGLLEKVDDYEITLPVCERCKTIVEPILSEQWFVKMDEMRDMGLELAKDKVPHFSPEIPHQKVYTTWLENLKDWTISRQLWWGHQIPAWYDADGNVYVARTADEAKEKSGGRELTQDGDVLDTWFSSGLWAFSTLGWSGSPSSPPYEGGVAPASGDGVVLSSDSAQVEFTEAENHRRRNAATPPW from the coding sequence ATGCTCGGTGATACGGCGGTTGCGGTCAATCCATCGGACGAGCGTTATAAGGATCTGATCGGCAAGACGATCGCATTGCCGTTGACGAACCGCGAGATCCCGATAGTTGCGGACGAATATGTCGATGCGGAGTTTGGCACCGGTGCCGTCAAGATCACGCCGGCGCACGATCCGAACGATTACCAACTCGGTCAGCGGCACGATCTCGAACAATTGCTCGTAATGAATCTCGACGGCACGATGAACGAAGCTGCCGGTGCGGATTTTGTCGGGCTCGATAGATTCGCCGCGAGGGCAAAGGTCATCGAGCGGTTCGAAGAACTCGGTTTGCTCGAAAAGGTGGACGATTACGAGATCACGCTGCCGGTGTGCGAACGCTGCAAGACTATCGTCGAGCCGATCTTGTCCGAGCAGTGGTTCGTCAAAATGGATGAGATGCGCGATATGGGCCTGGAACTTGCCAAAGACAAAGTGCCGCACTTCTCGCCGGAGATTCCTCATCAGAAGGTCTACACAACGTGGCTCGAAAATCTAAAGGACTGGACGATCTCACGCCAACTCTGGTGGGGACATCAGATTCCCGCTTGGTATGACGCGGACGGAAATGTTTACGTCGCACGTACTGCTGACGAAGCTAAAGAGAAGTCCGGCGGTCGGGAACTGACGCAGGACGGCGATGTGCTTGATACGTGGTTCTCAAGTGGACTCTGGGCGTTCTCGACGTTGGGATGGTCCGGATCTCCAAGCTCCCCTCCTTACGAAGGAGGGGTGGCACCCGCTTCGGGTGACGGGGTGGTTCTCTCTTCCGATTCCGCTCAAGTTGAATTTACCGAGGCAGAGAACCACCGTCGGCGAAACGCCGCCACCCCTCCGTGGTAA
- a CDS encoding class I tRNA ligase family protein, producing MNDLEAFLPTDVLVTGRDIIFLWVSRMMMLTKKFTGQVAFNDCVITGTVLGKDGKPMSKSRNNGVDPIEMFDKFGVDATRIYLASIATGADIKWNDIGVETYRNFANKIWNATRFCLMNAEGAAVDHQSLMNSGQWFVGSGQEENSSPTTGHRPLTTALADRWIISRLNKTALAVNRALDTYQFHEAVSLLYHFFWDDFCDWYIELVKDEITAGSPPYEGGVAAASADGVVLTSRTRILTILEIALRMLHPFMPYLTEELWQKLPGTSSALHDAAYTDADATIMLTKFPPGDVAAIDQKAENEMSAVIDVIKKVRNIRAEMNISTAIKFTVHIAADEDFRNVFAANKAQILKLAKAEDLVIGSELDVPRASAKAVTNDARLAVPLEGLIDFDVERARLTNQIAKLTEERTRLDAQLSNANFVDRAPAEKVTELRERSAELEHQINTLNNNLGALD from the coding sequence TTGAATGATCTCGAAGCGTTCTTACCAACCGACGTTCTCGTCACCGGCCGCGACATTATTTTCCTTTGGGTGTCGCGGATGATGATGTTGACGAAGAAGTTCACGGGGCAGGTGGCGTTTAATGATTGTGTGATCACGGGCACCGTGCTTGGCAAAGACGGCAAGCCGATGTCGAAGTCTCGGAATAACGGCGTCGATCCGATCGAGATGTTTGATAAGTTTGGCGTGGACGCGACGCGTATCTATCTGGCGAGCATCGCGACCGGAGCTGATATCAAATGGAATGACATCGGTGTCGAGACGTATCGCAACTTCGCGAACAAGATCTGGAACGCGACGCGGTTCTGCCTGATGAACGCCGAAGGTGCGGCCGTCGATCACCAGAGCCTGATGAACAGTGGTCAGTGGTTCGTGGGCAGTGGTCAGGAGGAAAACTCTTCTCCGACCACCGGCCACCGACCACTGACCACTGCTTTGGCCGACCGCTGGATCATCTCCCGGCTCAACAAAACCGCCCTCGCGGTCAACCGTGCCCTCGACACATACCAGTTCCACGAAGCCGTTTCGCTCCTCTACCACTTCTTCTGGGACGATTTCTGCGATTGGTATATTGAACTCGTCAAAGATGAGATCACTGCAGGCTCCCCTCCTTACGAAGGAGGGGTGGCAGCCGCTTCGGCTGACGGGGTGGTTCTCACGTCGCGCACCAGAATACTTACTATTCTCGAGATCGCTCTGCGGATGCTGCATCCGTTCATGCCTTATTTGACGGAGGAACTGTGGCAGAAACTGCCGGGGACGTCTAGTGCGTTGCACGACGCGGCGTACACTGACGCCGACGCGACGATCATGTTGACGAAATTCCCGCCGGGCGATGTCGCGGCGATCGATCAAAAGGCTGAGAACGAGATGAGCGCGGTGATCGATGTGATCAAAAAGGTCCGCAACATCCGTGCGGAGATGAATATCTCGACGGCGATCAAGTTCACGGTGCATATCGCGGCGGACGAAGACTTTCGAAACGTATTTGCGGCCAACAAGGCGCAGATACTAAAGCTCGCGAAGGCCGAGGACCTTGTTATCGGCAGCGAACTCGACGTCCCGCGTGCTTCGGCGAAGGCGGTGACGAACGACGCGCGGCTCGCCGTGCCGCTCGAAGGCCTGATCGACTTCGACGTCGAACGCGCACGCCTCACCAACCAGATCGCCAAGCTCACCGAAGAGCGTACACGCCTCGACGCCCAACTCTCCAACGCCAACTTCGTCGACCGCGCCCCCGCCGAAAAGGTCACGGAACTAAGAGAACGCTCCGCCGAGTTGGAGCATCAGATAAATACTCTGAATAACAACTTGGGAGCTTTGGACTAA
- a CDS encoding class I tRNA ligase family protein: MELAKAYDPKSAEEDHYKRWEESGFFAPEINQKADAPKYSIVIPPPNVTGSLHMGHALQHTIMDALTRWKRMQGYRTLWLPGTDHAGISVQRKVVEQLKKEEHKSPLDIGREEFIRRCWTWKEQYGNTITEQMRREGASVDWSRHRFTMDESLSLAVRNVFCTLFEQGWIYRGLRIVNWCPKDKTVLSDLEVKDEVKKDGKLYYLKYPGGPGGAGGGGASKAGHNLHHRRHDAP; encoded by the coding sequence ATGGAACTCGCAAAGGCCTACGACCCAAAATCGGCCGAAGAAGATCATTACAAACGTTGGGAAGAGAGCGGTTTTTTTGCTCCTGAGATCAATCAGAAGGCGGACGCCCCGAAATATTCGATCGTCATTCCGCCACCCAATGTCACGGGCAGCTTGCACATGGGGCACGCGCTTCAGCATACGATCATGGACGCGCTTACGCGTTGGAAACGGATGCAGGGCTATCGCACGCTTTGGCTGCCGGGAACTGATCACGCGGGGATCAGCGTCCAGCGAAAGGTCGTTGAGCAGTTAAAGAAGGAAGAGCACAAATCGCCGCTCGATATCGGCCGTGAGGAATTCATTCGCCGCTGTTGGACGTGGAAAGAGCAATACGGCAACACGATCACCGAGCAAATGCGCCGCGAAGGTGCCTCCGTCGATTGGTCGCGTCACCGTTTTACGATGGACGAAAGCCTTTCGCTCGCGGTCCGCAACGTTTTTTGCACGCTTTTTGAGCAAGGCTGGATCTACCGCGGCCTCCGCATCGTAAACTGGTGCCCGAAGGACAAGACCGTGCTGTCTGATCTTGAAGTAAAAGACGAGGTCAAGAAAGACGGAAAGCTGTATTACCTAAAATATCCGGGGGGCCCCGGGGGGGCCGGGGGGGGGGGGGCCTCAAAGGCGGGACACAACTTACATCACCGTCGCCACGACGCGCCCTGA
- the nadC gene encoding carboxylating nicotinate-nucleotide diphosphorylase gives MNWLENGEILASIGEFLAEDIGRGDITTTATVPQDTRGVGRFLAKEYLVLCGLDVAEAVFFQLDPDVGEIETGYNEGDEIEEGTVFGSMKGYADVLLVGERTALNLIQRMSGIATLTRQFVKAVEGTGAAIVDTRKTTPGLRALEKYAVTVGGGKNHRMGLDDGVLIKDNHIALAGGITRAVSAAKERVGHLHKIEVEIGNWAQLREAIEAGAEIVMLDNQTPEEAAKLVGMARNLNPNVLIEASGNMDLDRVRSYAEAGVDLISVGRITHSARAVDISFKIQIG, from the coding sequence ATGAATTGGTTAGAGAACGGTGAGATATTGGCGAGTATCGGGGAGTTTCTCGCGGAGGACATTGGGCGGGGCGATATTACTACGACGGCGACGGTGCCGCAGGATACGCGGGGCGTCGGGCGGTTTTTGGCGAAGGAATATCTCGTGCTGTGCGGGCTGGATGTGGCCGAGGCGGTGTTTTTTCAGCTTGATCCGGACGTCGGCGAGATCGAGACCGGCTACAACGAGGGCGACGAGATCGAGGAAGGCACCGTTTTTGGCTCGATGAAGGGCTACGCGGACGTTTTGCTCGTCGGCGAACGCACCGCGCTTAATCTTATTCAGCGAATGTCCGGCATCGCGACGCTGACGCGGCAGTTTGTAAAGGCTGTCGAAGGGACGGGCGCCGCGATCGTTGATACGCGAAAGACTACGCCGGGACTGCGCGCCCTTGAGAAATACGCCGTGACCGTTGGCGGCGGCAAGAATCATCGGATGGGGCTCGATGACGGCGTGCTTATCAAAGACAACCACATCGCCCTCGCCGGCGGCATCACGCGTGCCGTCTCCGCCGCCAAAGAACGCGTCGGCCACCTCCACAAGATCGAGGTCGAGATCGGCAATTGGGCCCAACTAAGAGAAGCCATCGAAGCCGGGGCCGAGATCGTTATGCTCGACAACCAAACTCCCGAAGAAGCTGCCAAACTCGTCGGAATGGCCCGCAATCTCAATCCCAACGTCCTCATCGAAGCCTCCGGAAACATGGACCTCGACCGCGTGCGTTCGTATGCCGAGGCCGGAGTTGACCTTATCTCAGTCGGCAGGATCACGCATTCTGCTCGCGCTGTTGATATATCGTTTAAGATACAGATCGGGTAA